A stretch of DNA from Salmo trutta chromosome 12, fSalTru1.1, whole genome shotgun sequence:
CATTGATGGAACCTGAATAATTCTGAGGAATGTATTTACCGGCCGCCAAGGACGGAGGAGAAGCAACTTTTCTTTACTCAATATTTTTTAGATTtgatcacattttattggtcttTCAAAATGGACTGCTTTACCAGCTTAATATTTGTATTGTCATGAGAGTGTGTTGGATGACTGAGGAATCTTCACTTCAGGacggtgtgtgtggtgtatgcctgtgtacatgcatgtgtgtgaatgtttggACTTAGTGGACTCGTCCTGTAAAAGGCATTGGATGCCTCTTTTCATCTCTGATACCATATGGGCTCAACCTGCCATTCCTACAGACATACTGTGAATACAATCCTCTATATTGTTATTTCTACAGTACATGGATGCTTCACTGAAAGACAAGCTACATGATGGGTGCCCTCCAAACTCCCCTTTGAACTAATAATCACCAGAGCATTTTAAAGAGCTCCTGCTTTTAATCAGCCCAGTCTCCACTTCATGGTAATACAATGTTTTCCTGTTCCATCCAAGGAGGCTCTTCTGTGCTTATTTTCACCCCAAATAACTAACAATAAACAGCATCTGACATGACCAGACAGTTGTCCCCAGTGTGTCCTTTAAGAATGAAAATAAACTTCTCATTATCTTACCCCTCCCTCACAGATCTGTGCTACATtgtttgggcggcaggtagcctagtggttagagtgttggactagtaaccgaaaggttgctcgatcaaatccctgagctgacaaggtaaaaatctgccattcttcccctgaacaagacagttaacccactgttcctaggctgtcattgtaaataagaatttgttcttaatggacttgcctagttaaatttaaataATGGTTACTAATCGTAAACGTTCCCTGCCTCTGAAATTCACTCACCCTTGTGTCATTTATGACAAAGAAATCATTTGTAATAATGTCTAAATAAAGTGCTGAGGAGTGCTGATTATGAAAGCAGACTTTACAGTACTACCCAGTATGACCTCTGACATATTGATGTATGTCTGAGTGAAGCATAGAAGAGTTGGAGGTGTCTGATACAGGGAGTTTCACCCAACTCTGAGGCCACTGCACACACAGGTCATTTCTTCTCTGCATTATTCATCTACATGGGCTAGCTCAGACTGTGTTAGGTTACAGTATGTGAGTTGAATTGCTTCTCATAAGTAACAGTTTAATTTAATTGTTTTGGCATGATACATGattgcattttaaagatacaatcAAACTCAAGGGAACTTCTGTTTTCACTTTTTTTCCTTGGTAAGTTGAATTACATGCACATAGTACGGAGTTTCCTCTGAAGCATTTGGGCTCCCTGTACTCTGCCTTCTCTTGTGGGAGGAATTGTTCTCATTGGCGGCAGGCCAAACAGGGCGTGTTTAAGTTACAGATACTGTTCCTCAGTCTGGCAGCACACTATGAGGTATGAACTGTGGTGAGAGGGTAAGGTTCTCCGGGAAGTCATGGGAAATGGTGGGGGAGTAAAAGGACCAGATGAAGAATAAAGACAGGCTAACAACCCTCTTTATAAAGGGAATGTAGAAAGCCTTGGAATGCAGACAGTAGGATCTGGCTTGGTTTTATCTCCTCTGACATCAACAGTcagcagagagagaccagagaggggggttagagagtTTTAGTGATAAACTAAAGTTGAGAATAGAGAAAGGAAGATTGTGATGAACTGTTCAACCATGAGTTAGTCTGATATGTCCACACAAACATGCCGTTTTTAAAGTAAGAACAAAAGTATTTTATATGCTCAGTGTTACGTTAGTATTTCTGCAACCTCACTGAATGCATTCCGGATATGAAGTGAACCCACTAAGAGGATTTATGTTATTGGAACATTGAGAATATTTTTGGTTTAACTCTAGAAGAGGGGAGGAACTCTCAATGAAATGACAGGCCAGGGGACATGGATAGAATAAATAGTTTTAGCTACAGTAAGATGACATGTAGTTAGGAACTGACCATGTAGATGACCCCTTTCATTTCCCTTCACTTTGCCAAAACTGTTTACACAAGGTAGGTTATGTAGTTTAGTGCTGTATATAACTTTGGGCTGTAGAAGAGAAGACCACTCTGCCCTCTTGTGGTATACAGACATTATGTTCATTGAGGGTTGTTTCATAGAAACCTTCTAATGGACCAATTGTCTCTATAACATCTCTCTCTTCATTTTATTTACCTGACCTAATGTgaaaagtatttttttgttgttgatcagGCTCAACTTGTTAGGGAAATAGACAGGGTGTGGTCCACCAAATGGCAGTTAATTGTGTCTACTTAGCTTACCAAAAAAAGTCCTCAAGTAATCTTTGTCCCGTCTGTCCATCAAAAGTGAGAAGCAGATGGACAAAATTACAATTCACTTTCACGCAGGTGATAGACTGGTGAGCAAAACCctgtcacatactgtatgtacaatatacagtaaaaaaaaaagcaatacAGCAACTCAAAATGTACACCTTTCCAACAACAATACAATATCCATAGGTATTGGCTCAAATCATTTCTGAattatacttaaaaaaatatgtttttacaaAAACTCTTGCTCATACACACAACATGAAGCAACCCTATGTTTGAATTTAAAAAGGGATAACACCATTTTTCTGAATAtcatttcaaataaataaataatgcagTGGATTAAAAGTAAAGTTAAGAGATGCATAATTATATAACAAATTATATTATTCACACTTGATTCTATATGTTGAGACCATTGAGGTTACTAAAGGCATGTAAACAGGAAACATCAGTACAGTATTTGCAAAACAGGTTGTCACACCCTTACCAAAAATAAAACTACCGCAGTTCTTTGTAAAACATTAATATTGGCCAGTGTAAGGGAttcaatacatttcaactcatGTTTTCCATTTGTATGGCATGTACAGTTTGTGAAACAAAATTAACCCCAACTCTGTTACTGTATAGGCATCCCTGCTAGgttaacctaatgtagcaggcataaaataaaTCTACACACTGAAGAAGGCTGCAAAGTCTGTACgctatccctgatgcagtgaaAAAATGTTTGGTGTACGGACCCATCACACCTTTTTATTTATCCGATTTCACACGTTTTACGCACCAACCAAACTTCTGAGAGATTGCGATGGTCCCCTTTTGATTAGGAAAAATAAatgcctgaaactagatcccctacatactggtcttgacgaGAAGGAAAAAAACGTtatcttctgcactgttcaactaATCcggtaaatgtggaggaggagttaagatggagtgtcgcctTGTTAACGTCCAAAACAGGAAGTTGCGTCACAGGCTCTCTGTCCATATCCCCTGAAAACCAGAACCTCTGGTTGTTGGGGACTCGGCTGAGGCTACTGCTGGGTCATCAGTCATTCAAGAAAATACAATGTTATATGGACCTCTTCTTATGAACCACAGTTGTGGTTTGGCGTCTGGTATCTGGGGTTAGTCTATTGGTTCATTTATATTGGGGTACCCTTGCTTATATGTGAAATAGAGTTTGGAGCAGTCTAATCCTCGTAGAAACTTGTAGCCCCGATCGGCTATTAAGATACGTTTGCATGCGCCACGGGTGGCCATTAATCACACCGGTATAAACAGTGTGTTGGCCATGTGGGAGAAAACTCAGAGGTGTTGGGAGATGGGGCTGTCCTACCTCTAACGACCAGGCGCTAACTATGCTGTAAGATGCTGATCTCAGGTCAGTGCAGAGAGCATCACTTTTAATGTGTATTTTTCAAGGCTTCAAAGTCATGTGTCATGCTGGTCATGTCTCAGGGTGTCCCTCCGTTGCGGTCATCACACATCTGTGGACTGCCTGTACGTCATATCCCTGTCAACACAGACAACATTCGTTTTAATCAGATCATGGAAATCACTATGGTGATAATAAGTTCCATGCAAATGAAGTACGGCAACACTTTAACGGTAACACTTAATCATACATCTTTATGATACATGTTCATGCAAGGAATATTGTGGTAGTCTATAACCATATGTTTTAACTCACTGCAGTTCCTCTTTGAGTCTACAGAGTTTATCCTTCAGTCTGTCGTTCTTCACCAACATGGGGGAGTCAGGCACAAACCAGGCAGCAATGCATTTAAAGATGACCACTACATGCTACAGAGAGAGGTgaaagacagacaggcttgttCAATCATATCCATGATATTTGGCATTGCTCAATGGCCATTTGGAGTTGCAAGGATATGGTTTTGACAAAACCCTAAACTCACCTTTTAGCTTGGCCTTTAACAAGTGATTTTATTGTTTTAGACATCCTTTGCGTTTGTTTTTACAGCTTTAGTTTTATTGTAAAGTGGGTCACAATTTTaaataatgtttgatttgatCATGGGTGCAGAGCTTAATTAAAATCAATAACATGGAATTCAGTGATTCCTGATGTGCCAAAACTATACTGAAAATAATCTAAGTAGTTTGACGTAAATACACATATTCACAGATGCAAAGAAAGACATACCTCAAATAGGACGACGAAGGCAAAGCGTACAGCCATGATGAGCCAGAACTGGGAGGTGAGGCTGTAGTCAACGTCATTTCTGTAGTCTTTATAGCTGGGAACACACACCAGTTTCACCATCAACAATCTCTCTCAACAACTACTGGTATCACTGGACTGGGTTTCTTTCTGTTTGTGACTGCATAGACTCTAGTTACATGTATGGATGCCTGAGGAGAATTGGTTGCTTTGGTTTCTGATTATTCAAACACTTCGTTAATATAAACAGTGAAATTAAGAGATGGGCAGTAGGGTTGAGCCAGGCTTTGGTAAATAGTAGCTTCCGTAGTGACCTAGTTGTGCCTCACAGATGCCCAcctgcattgtgtaacattgaaGCCGCTCCCTGTGATCAGTTGACTGGGGAAAAAGTCCTTCCGCACGTTCAGGTCTGTTATCTGAGCAGTGGATAGGGTGTCGTTGATATAGCCCTTCATACAGCTATAAAGGGGGGGGGAAGGGATTATGGTCATATAAAAACAAACCTGCTGTACCCTTCTCCAACTCATGAGGTTTTATGCAGCTAACCGTTTAGAGAACCCATAAAGTAATGCCCCATGAATCAAcacaaaacatacatttaaaaGCATACAGCTTAGCTTGCTTATACAAAATCATAATTGGAAATACATTTCCATATTAATTTGTCTTGGAATTTGGAAACAGAATTAAATTGCGAGCCTTTTTCACAACCAGCTTGAAGGGCAAACAAATAGTCACATGGTAACATGGCGAGTCAGTATTATTACAACTTTAGGATGTCCTTGACATCTGCCACCAGTGTTTACCCACAGCATGGTTACTTATGCCAATACAGACTAAACTAGGGAACTGTTGAACTCTGCCTTACAAAGCCTTTGGAACAGTTTcaatagagagagacagtagcGAATGtagtctttattttatttttctccccaatttttgtGATATcaaaattggtagttacagtcttgtcccatcgctgcaactcccgtatggactcgggagaggcgaaggtcgagagccatgtgtcctccgaaacacaaccctgccaagccgctctgcttcttgacacactgctcgcttaacccggaagccagccacacaaaTGTGTGGGAGGAAACGCCGTACAACTTGCAACCTTGTCatcgtgcatgcgcccggcccgccataggagtcgctagagcgcgatgggacaaggacatcccggccggctaAACCCTCTcctaacacggacgacgctgggccaattatgcgctgcctcatgggtctcccggtcgtggccggttGCGACACagtccgggatcgaaccagggtctgtagtggccCCTCAatcactgcaatgcagtgcctttgaccactgcgccactcgggaggctcgaATGTAGTCTATCAGATGACATTATCTACATGATTACTATGGCATTCATTGCTTTAAGAGTCCAGACCATGTGTGAGAGGTCTACTCTACTGTAGGTGCAACTCATGCACCAGTCACTGCACAATGTGCTACAGTAGAACTTACTGTACATTATCTTCTCCATTGGCACAGGGTCCGTAGTGGTAGCGATAGACCAGCCGAGGGATGAAGTCTGAGGACACCCCAATGACTAGCCCATTGGCAATGACAGCCAGAACACCAATAGCTTCCAGAACTTTGGTCCATATACCTGAGAAATCATATTATGGGATGAGCATACAAGCCCCAACAAAAACATGGTAAGGAGTTTACCAGAGACGCACAAGCTTTTACATATACTGTTTAACTCACCAATATTATTGGTTTTCTTGGGGACTAATCTACGTTCCAAGCTGACCATCTTGATGGCATCCAGACGGATCTCAAAGATATTGTTGATGAGGGCCAGTAGAGGGGCCAGAGGGAAGGCTGCCACAAAGATGGTGGTGAAACTGAACTGAAGAACTGCATGAGGAGAAGAGTGTAATAACACAACAGAGATTTAACATTCAAGACAGGGGATTGGGAAGTCAACAAAAACCAACAGGGGCAGAATCATTGAACATAAGAGACCATGAATCAGTGTAAGAGAGAGATAGAATCACTTCGGTGAAATAAATAAGACGTTGGACTTAGAGACAATGAGACATCCATGGAAGGTAGCGACTTGTTAATGTGACGTACCCATTTCCAGAAACTCATTGAAGAGACTGAAAAAGTTTACGTCATTCAGATCGTAGTTGCGCAGCCAATCATGCAGCTTGCAGATATCACATGGGTCATggcccctcttctcctcttcgcGACATGCATTTTTGTTGCAGTCACCACTCTTCCTCTCCAGCTTCTTAGTTGTATTCCTTCTGAACTTACTCTTGAACCAGCTGCACAACAACATAAGACAACCTAAAGTGAGAAAGTATGATGCTCCACTTTGGATGTCCAATTCGGTTAATTAGAATTCATTCAATTCATTAACTAGAATTCATATTTACATGGGGTTTTATCGTCTGACTGACAGTCAAACGTTTATTTGCTTTACCAAAAGCTTACTCAACACATCAAAGGGCTTATTCAACCGATTTATTTCCTCAGAATGTATCTATGTTAAGCAGGTAGATAACCATAGCTATATACTGTACTTACGGCACAATAAACTCAAAGATGTTATTCAGTGTCTGTTTGAGCAACATGATTACGGCCATTTGAATGAAGAGGTCAGTGAGGCAGCCACTGGGATGACACTGGCAAGGACAGGAAAACGCAGATATGGTAACAGTATAAATACAATCCAAACCGTTCAACCGTGTCATTATCCCATGTtaagtaatacttttttttaaatagtgatGAGCTACCCACCTCCTCCAATCTCCATTTACCAAAAATACGAACATAGCTGCCTGGGCGACCATTTATCCTATGCACAAGAACGGCGTGTTAGATTCATTAAATGTAAGCACATATGCATAAACATTTCAAATACTTACACATTTATGGTTCAGGACTCAAACATTTTAAGAGTCACAGATACATGGACACTTGTGGATACAGAAAgcaccttctccatacagctaggctgcccatgaCAGCTGACACAGAGCAGTACCTTACCAACTGTTTTTCCCTTGGTTTTAGGCTAGTAtgcaatcttttatttttatttctttgatttaacctttatttaactaggcaagtcagttaagaacaaattcttatttacagtgacggcctaccacggctaaactctaacccggatgatgctgggcgtcgccctatgggactcggccggttgtgatacagcctggaatcaaactaggttctgtagtgacacctctagcactgagatgcagtgccttagacagctgcgccactcgggagccccatgtACCATCAGCCCGATCAAATatgaacactacacacacacacgttgcacTCAGTACCTGCCCAGGAAAAATGCCACATATATGAGCGAGGAGAAGAGAGTGAAGAACTGGAAGGTAAACATCTTGACAGTGAAGCTCCTCTCAGTGGCCGTCATCGACTGTGTCTTCTCTGCAGGCAAGAGCAGCAACATTAACTTCATTCACTGACTCACTTAGCTAAGTACAATTCCATCTGATAGAATGACAGTGatgaacatgtacagttgaagtcggaagtttacatacacttaggttggagtcattaaaacttatttttcaaccactccacaaatttcttgttaacaaactatagttttggcaagttggttagaacatctactatgtgcatgacacaagtaatttttccaacaattgtttacagacagattatttcacttataattcactgtatcacaattccagtgggtcagaagtttgcatacactaagttgactgtgcctttaaacagcttggaaaattccagaaaatgatgtcatggcttttgaagcttctgataggctaattgacatcatttgagtcaattggaggtgtacctgtggatgtatttcaaggcctaccttcaaactcagtgcttctttgcttgacatcaggaaaagctaaagaaatcagccaagacctcagaaaaacaattgtagacctccataaggctggttcatccttgggagcaatttccaaatgcctgaaggtaccacgttcatctgcacaaaaaatagtacgcaagtataaacaccatgggaccacacagctgtcataccgcccaggaaggagatgcgttgtctcctagagattaacgtacttttgtgcgaaaagtgcaaatcaatccaagaacaacagcaaaggaccttgtgaagatgctggaggaaacaggtacaaaagtattgtcatgacgttgccctctttgggtacagcgagcaccatccccctctccctctctatacccatttcaccaggctctgtaagagaggtcgtaaattcctggaggagatcctctcctcatggccacagtatagagagagagtgagttccatagaaacaaaacaaaggaatttcttccacctcacagaactggagaaccgaacaacatttatgttctggagaaggtataaaagattggtgaagaatccagctatgaactggtccgtttggtacaattttgtgaaactcatgagacaataccgccacattaccataaccatgtttatagaagagtctcaggtatgagacttacatctaatggttgtataaaatgaatgaataaggatgaagcTAGTTATGAGATGATgggatgctatgtaatgatgttaatgtgagagaattgtatttctgtttaaagtttcactaagtcattggcacgcccctaggggcacagacaggacctggcgtcatgagacagcctttttctatgTCCCGAATAAAAACCCCACCTAGGTTTTCTgtcaccagaccagcttacctcgatagcgagagggccaaggtttgagaggagaccaagcttacctcaattacgagatggctaaaggttgcagaccatgcatttctcttgctgaacttttaaccataccacgtggttaaactcttagactatcgataccgacagaataattacaagtctttgatattaattactagtctgcagctaggaattcggtatcattgaacgcgaagaccgacaaccactgaaacatctattctataacgacatgaatgaatgtcactcaGAACCAGCCATTCTAattacaacagagagagagagagagggcggacaaactctccaacagaaacaaacttttcaacagagatcccgacgacacactgagcgtaaatatatatattgattgcaattattcccgaatgagtgagcgttcatgtgcaaaggattagcatttcaattgttataattatcaactctgtagtgccttctcagctgacccccactccccttttgtctaacaagccgccatgctggtttagcccactacggcacattcctctatcatttccttgtaaccatatctactgtttgttatgcatttctgtgaattacctagttagtaaataatttattttaagacaattgatgtatggatgactcatagtgaagactgggttcgtgcagataaccaacaatttacgacatttggaatgagactaacgtgaggtaaatattaattcgaagactaattgatcagatattaaaatatctgaaagttatattaggaaaattttactttgtaatctgaatattttccttggtgccccgacttcctagttaattacagttacatgattaatcagtttaatcgcgtaataataattagttATTTGAAAAATacgtcttcagttttaatgatgccaaagacacgacagtatccatatccacagtaaaacaagtcctatatcgacataacctgaaaggccgctcagcaaagccctgctccaaaaccgccataaaaaaagccagactacggtttgcaactgcacatgaggacaaagatcgtactttttggagaaatgtcctctggtctgatgaaacaaaaatagaactgtttggccataatgaccatcgttatgtttggaggaaaaagggggaggcttgcacgctgaaagaacaccatcccaaccgtgaagcacgggggtggcagcatcatgttgtgggggtgctttgttgcaggagggacttgtgcacttcacgaaatagatggcatcatgagacaggaaaatgatgtggatatattgaagcaacatctcaagagaacagtcaggaagttaaagcttgctcgcaaatgggtcttccaaatggacaatggccccaagcatacttccaaagttgtggcagaatggcttaaggacaacaaagtcaaggtattggccatcacaaagccctgacctcaatcctatagaacatttgtgggcagaactgagaaagcgtgtgcaagcaaggaggcctacaaacctgactcagttacaccagctctgtcaggaggaatgggccaatattcacccaacttattgtggcaaGCTTGTGGAAGATTATCCGAAACGCTTGactgaagttaaacaatttaaaggcaatgctaccaaatactaattgagtgtatgtaaacttctgacccattgggaatgtgatgaaagaaataaaagctgaaataaatcattctctctactattattctgacatttcacattcttaaaataaagtggtgatcctaactgacctaatacagggaattaaatgtcaggaattgtgaaaaactgagttcaaatgtatttggctaaggtgtatgtaaacttccaacttcaactgtacatgtttgatTCTAAATGAAAATGTTCAATGCAAACATATGTTCTGCTCATCCAAATGAAAATGTTCCTCTTCAGACTCACCTATCTCACACAGCTTGAAGGCCACGGTCTTGTTGACCTATCCGGGTAAGAGAGGAGAAGAGTTAGGGACTGTGCAGGTCTACATGACTTAGAGGGGTTGCTGGTTGAACTTACTCTGGTCATAACTTGCATGGTGATGTAGTGTAGTACAGCACCCAGCATTACAGCTACAGTGTTGGCATGGTCCCTTACAAACTCCCATGTTCCTTCTGACAACACCACAGCAGCAACCACACGGAACACCACCAGAGCCTGGGTTAGCCCAATGATCAGAACCAACTGGTAAAAGAACATACACACAGTGAGAGGACAACATTGACTGAACCGGAGCTAAACACGGGTATAGCCCAGGATGAAAACTGCTATGTCTAATGCAATATGGTACTGAGTGACTGACTGGGACTGACCATGAGAGTGACCAGCACCAAAACAAGAGTGCTGCGCAGATAAGAATGGCGAAACTCTTTGGGATGGCAGTCTGGATCATTGACTACTCCCAGGATGAGCTCCTCCTGCAGGCCAGATGGAACAATATTCAGGATTATACCAGAGGTCTGAGGTCATATCAATCACACAATGGGTCACTACCATAAGATGTCAGTAATCAACGGGACATTATTTTAGTTATTTGAAAGAGTATATGATTGGGTAATAATCAATGAGTAACAGACAACAGAAACCATGCTAAAACCATCCTATAGTGTACACTATATCAAGACATATAATGGTTTCTTAGGCCTAAGTGAAGCCGTACCTCTTCCTCACACCAGTCAAAGACATTCCATTTGGACACAAACATTGCTTTGTGTCTCTTCCACAGCTCCAGAAAAATGGTAGCTGGAAAAATAAAAAGGACATGAGTCATgacggggcggcagcgtagcctagtgtttagagcgttggactagtaaccgaaaggttgcaagatcgaatccccgagctgacaaggtacaaatctgtcgttctgcccctgaacaaggcagttaacccactgttcctaggccgtcattgaaaattttgttcttaacggacttgcctagtaaGATAAAATAAAATTACAATGTCAAGATTTatctgaattaaaaatgtattggatGGAAAGAATCCTGTGTGAGAGACTTACCCCAGACTGCCATGAACATAGCAAAGGCCACCGTCCCCTCATTGTCAAACAGATGACTCACCTGCACACAAGACACATTTTGAACATAAACTTTATTAACTATTTTTTAAATAGTAAAGTTTGCAATGCAGTATGGTAGAATGACATGAGTTACCTTGGCATAGGTACAGGTGTCACGCAGCTGCCATACTTGACACCATTTGTCACACCTCGGGCACATAACGGTGTCAGACTCACAGACCTCCTTTCTGTAATATGAAGACACACAATGCACCTTCAGAAACACATGAGTTTTAAAGAGGAGCAACTCCATGTAACCAATTTTTTATTCCTACTAAAATGTCAGCAACAATCAGCTTAATAAATAATTTGGCTCAGTGGGCCTGTCAACTCACATGAGGGGGCTGGTGTTGAAGAAAGCCAGTGCATACAGGAACACAATCACACCCAGAATGGCTGCAGGGACGAGCAGGATG
This window harbors:
- the LOC115203205 gene encoding anoctamin-9 is translated as MYLMDPEQDGIELQERNMDGFDNTMEALLPTLHQQRTYDYVLVADKVEDQEHPKFLKQVAFIDHLRKKNMKVTKIVHVDKVFYGVRAPKEIFDKYRYLLKVSDSCNWSGDRKCGRIPHSTRIRVVHYILHHTHINTGENLRELQEKGVFEATFCLHEMNKQKVLKQKWARWSALCSTQPVDDVRSYFGEKVALYYLWLGWYTILLVPAAILGVIVFLYALAFFNTSPLIKEVCESDTVMCPRCDKWCQVWQLRDTCTYAKVSHLFDNEGTVAFAMFMAVWATIFLELWKRHKAMFVSKWNVFDWCEEEEELILGVVNDPDCHPKEFRHSYLRSTLVLVLVTLMLVLIIGLTQALVVFRVVAAVVLSEGTWEFVRDHANTVAVMLGAVLHYITMQVMTRVNKTVAFKLCEIEKTQSMTATERSFTVKMFTFQFFTLFSSLIYVAFFLGRINGRPGSYVRIFGKWRLEECHPSGCLTDLFIQMAVIMLLKQTLNNIFEFIVPWFKSKFRRNTTKKLERKSGDCNKNACREEEKRGHDPCDICKLHDWLRNYDLNDVNFFSLFNEFLEMVLQFSFTTIFVAAFPLAPLLALINNIFEIRLDAIKMVSLERRLVPKKTNNIGIWTKVLEAIGVLAVIANGLVIGVSSDFIPRLVYRYHYGPCANGEDNVHCMKGYINDTLSTAQITDLNVRKDFFPSQLITGSGFNVTQCSYKDYRNDVDYSLTSQFWLIMAVRFAFVVLFEHVVVIFKCIAAWFVPDSPMLVKNDRLKDKLCRLKEELQDMTYRQSTDV